GCCCTGGGGCCCGTGGATCCCCAGATCGGCCAGTGGCCGGCGGCCTCCATCCTCAACGTGCTGAAGGAAAAGGGCGTGGACAAGGTGGACGACCAAACCCTCATCATGGCCGACCTGGCCGTCAAGGCCATCCAGCAGGTGGAGCACAACCTTTACACCCTGCTCCAGCGCCACATGCCCCCTGAGGACGCCGCCCGCCTGGCCAAGCAGTTGAGCCACGGCCGCTGGACCCATGACTACCCCCTGACCTTGGAGGAGCTGCAGCAAATGGGCCTCAAGGCCCGGACGGGCGTGCCCGGGGATGTGTACCGCCTGATGGAGCTGTACCCCCAGCCGGCCTCCCGGCGGCCCAACGTGCAGTACATCCCCGACGCCCAGCGGCCCCGGGGACAGGCCCATGCCGCCAACGACGTGGAAATGTGGCCCATCCGCTTCCGCTGATGTTTCATCGCTGTTGAGGAGGATGCATCGTTGCTGGACCAAGGTGATCTGCTGAGCCGGTGCCAGGTGACGGCCCTGCTGCCCGGCGGCACCCATAAGGCCACCTGGTGGGGGGTGCCCTTGCTGGCCGCCGGCGGGCGGCGGGTGATGGGCGCCGTGTGGCGGCTGGGGCCCCGGCAAGTGGGGCCCTTGCTCTTTGAGCCCGGCGACCTGTGCCTGGAACTGTTCGACGAGACTTTGGACTTCAACGTTTTTGCCGTCTACGGCCCGGCGGCCAAGGGCGAGGCCGGCCCGGGAACGGGGAAAGGATGCCTGCCCGCCGGCGGGGAGCCCCGCTTCCGGTTCAAGGGCTGGTACGTCAACTTGGCCACGGCCGTGGAAATCCGGCGTCAGGGCCATGGGGAGACCATCACCTACACCGACTGGTACTTGGACTTCATCGTGGAGCCCGGCGGCAGGGTTGCCGTGGTGGATGAAGATGCCTACCGGCGCCTGCCCCAAATGCTGGCTCCGGACCAATGGGAGCGGGCGGCGGCGGCCCGGGCGCGGCTGGAGCAGAGCCTCCGGGGAGACGCCCCGTCCTTCCTGCAGCGGCTTTACGATGAAACGGTGAGGGGCCCCGGGGAAGCCTTCCTTTTGGAGATGACGGTCCGCTACGGCCTCCCCGCCGCTGCCCACAGCAGCGAGCCCCTGGCCGTGGCCGAAAGCGGGCACTGGTTCGCCGGCGCCGTCAGCGGGCTGCGGGTGGCCGAGGCCCTCTTTGTGGTGGATGCAGGGCCCGGTCAGACCTTGCTCCACGGCAAGACCTTCTACCCGGCGGGCGCCTTGCGGCTGCCGGGGGGCGGCATCGCCCGGGGGGAGGCCCCCGATGCCGCCGCCGTGCGGGAAGCCCTGGAGGAGACGGGCTTGGACACCACGGTGGAGGCTTTCGTGGCCTACCTGTCGGTCCCCCTGGCGTGGGAAGGCCGGGTGGTGACCATGCCCACCTATGTTTTTCGCCTCCGCCGCCGGGATCCCGCCGCCGCCCCTCAGCCCCAGGGGGAAGAGGATATCGACGTCTTCCAGCCCGTGCCCGTTGCCCAATTGAGCACCGTCGCCTGGCGGCTGGCCGGTCTGGAAGGCTCCTGGGCCCAATGGGGCCGCTACCGGGCATTGCAGCACTGGCTGGCCTACCGGGGCGCGGTGCAGACCGGCTGGCTCCCGGCGGGGGCGGGCTGATGGAATCGGTCTACACCACTTGGGGCTGGCTGCCCCATGATGATGGCCATGCCCCGGCATCCTTCTTCAGCCACATGGTTTACATGGGCGCTGCTTTGACCGGCCAGGGCGGCCTTACGGGTGTGAAGGCCGCGCCGGGCAGCGGCCCTGGGCGGCCTTTCTGGGGCGTTTCCCAGCCCCAGGAGGGCGGGGAGGCCCTCCGGCATCTCCTCGAAAACCCCGCGGCCCGCGCCCGGGCAGCCAGGAATATCGCCCGCCACTGCCGGGAAGGGGGCTACGCCGGGTGCAGCCTCAGCATCCAGGCTCCCCTGCCCCATCAGCGGGACAACCTGTCGGCCCTGGTGGAGGAGACGGCCTGGCAGCTGCGGCAGGCAGGCCTGGCCCTGGCGGTGGAAGTCCTGGGCCGGACCCGGGATCCTCAAAATGCTGGGAGCGCCGGGGCCGACGGCGGCCCCTCCCCGGCGGACTGGGCCGACCTATACGACTACATGACCTTGGGGGTTTACACCGACTACTTCATCCTTCACGCAGGGGATCTCCCCCACGGCTGGCGGGCCGACGACAGGCCCGGCAGCGACGGCAGCATCCCCTCGCCCCGGGGCCCGGCCACCTGGGGCTGGCTCCAGGCCGTGGTGGACTACGCCCTCGAGTCGGTGCCGCCCCGCAGCCTGGTGCTGTCCCTGCCCGTCTACGGCCGCATATGGCGGCCGGCAGGGCAGGGCTGGCGGCCCGGGGAACCCGTGCCTGCGGCCCAGGTGGGGGAGATCATCGCCCGGGAGGTGGGGGACGCCCTGCCCGAAGCGGCTTGGGACGATGTGGGGCGCTGCCGGCGGCTGACCACGCTCCGGGCCGTCGGCTTCTACGAGGATCAGGAAAGCCTGCCGCCCAAGGCGGAACTGGTGGTGCAAAACCACCTGGCGGGCGCCGCTTTTTGGCGTCCAGGCCTGGAAGCGCCGGGCCTGTGGCGGGCCCTGGCGCCCCTCCTGGGGGTGAAGGACTGACGCCCCCCATGGCGAAACCTGGCTGGAAGGGGGGTGGGCTGCGTGACGACTCGTGGGGACGAAACCCGAGCCCTCGGTGGGGGGAAAAGCGGTAGTGACCCGTCTCCCGAGTTTCGCCGCCTGCTGCGGGCCATTTACGAAGCCCTGCAGGAAAAAGGGTACGACCCTATCCGCCAGATCGCCCATTTTCTCCTGACCGGTGAACCCACCTACATCACCGCCCACAAGAACGCCCGGAGCCTGGCGCAGAAATTGGAGCGGGACGAAGTGCTGGAGGCCCTCCTGCGGGCCTACCTGAGCCAATTCCCCCAGGAATCGGACCAAGCCGCCTCCGAGTGATCTTCTTCCTTTTCTCCACCGAATAGGCCGGCGGAAGCCGGTTGCATACTAGAGGGGCACTGCTGCCTAGACGACGATAAGCGGGGTCATGGCGGCGATTTCCTTGGTGACGGGGTGAAACCTGTGAAGGCTACCGGAGTCGTACGCAGGATCGATGACCTTGGCCGCATCGTGATTCCCATCGAAATCCGCCGGTCCATGAACATCCGTGACGGAGACCCCCTGGAAATCTTCGTGGACAAAGACGGCGAGGTCATTTTGAAGAAGTACTCCGCCATCGCCGACCTGGGCGACTTCGCCCAGGAGATCGCCGAGTCCCTTC
The sequence above is drawn from the Sphingobacteriaceae bacterium genome and encodes:
- a CDS encoding ATP-dependent Clp protease proteolytic subunit yields the protein MDPNFFIWLLILMYALVPALWRYQINQRRLYLFRRIQAQRGTRVITLIHRQESLGLLGIPIARYIDIEDSEQVLRAIRLTPPDRPIDLILHTPGGLVLAAEQIARALAAHPAKVTVFVPHYAMSGGTLLALAADEIIMDPNAALGPVDPQIGQWPAASILNVLKEKGVDKVDDQTLIMADLAVKAIQQVEHNLYTLLQRHMPPEDAARLAKQLSHGRWTHDYPLTLEELQQMGLKARTGVPGDVYRLMELYPQPASRRPNVQYIPDAQRPRGQAHAANDVEMWPIRFR
- a CDS encoding IreB family regulatory phosphoprotein gives rise to the protein MTTRGDETRALGGGKSGSDPSPEFRRLLRAIYEALQEKGYDPIRQIAHFLLTGEPTYITAHKNARSLAQKLERDEVLEALLRAYLSQFPQESDQAASE
- a CDS encoding glycosyl hydrolase family 18 protein encodes the protein MESVYTTWGWLPHDDGHAPASFFSHMVYMGAALTGQGGLTGVKAAPGSGPGRPFWGVSQPQEGGEALRHLLENPAARARAARNIARHCREGGYAGCSLSIQAPLPHQRDNLSALVEETAWQLRQAGLALAVEVLGRTRDPQNAGSAGADGGPSPADWADLYDYMTLGVYTDYFILHAGDLPHGWRADDRPGSDGSIPSPRGPATWGWLQAVVDYALESVPPRSLVLSLPVYGRIWRPAGQGWRPGEPVPAAQVGEIIAREVGDALPEAAWDDVGRCRRLTTLRAVGFYEDQESLPPKAELVVQNHLAGAAFWRPGLEAPGLWRALAPLLGVKD
- a CDS encoding NUDIX domain-containing protein — its product is MLDQGDLLSRCQVTALLPGGTHKATWWGVPLLAAGGRRVMGAVWRLGPRQVGPLLFEPGDLCLELFDETLDFNVFAVYGPAAKGEAGPGTGKGCLPAGGEPRFRFKGWYVNLATAVEIRRQGHGETITYTDWYLDFIVEPGGRVAVVDEDAYRRLPQMLAPDQWERAAAARARLEQSLRGDAPSFLQRLYDETVRGPGEAFLLEMTVRYGLPAAAHSSEPLAVAESGHWFAGAVSGLRVAEALFVVDAGPGQTLLHGKTFYPAGALRLPGGGIARGEAPDAAAVREALEETGLDTTVEAFVAYLSVPLAWEGRVVTMPTYVFRLRRRDPAAAPQPQGEEDIDVFQPVPVAQLSTVAWRLAGLEGSWAQWGRYRALQHWLAYRGAVQTGWLPAGAG